Proteins co-encoded in one Chondrinema litorale genomic window:
- a CDS encoding plasmid transfer protein — protein sequence MKKTILLSLLAMLLAIGLRAQSAIVWDPFVMSQLVTQHKAQQAELKKIKKNEGQIFAAQTYISEKMAEIKEIEEKMHTRLKNVTAVVKDAKDIVYATKISKDIGKYQGEMINYARDNPALLAVAYNAEKALVDRTADLFTYVYTNALIGGEINLLDNKQRQEIIEHVVNELRIMRGLAYGVSRKMRMASRTGVLEYLNPFHLKYPDQDLAIVNDILNDL from the coding sequence ATGAAAAAGACTATTTTATTGAGTCTCTTGGCTATGCTATTAGCTATTGGGCTTAGAGCACAATCAGCAATTGTGTGGGATCCTTTTGTGATGAGTCAATTAGTGACACAACATAAAGCACAACAAGCTGAACTCAAAAAGATTAAAAAGAATGAAGGGCAAATCTTTGCAGCTCAGACTTACATTTCTGAGAAAATGGCAGAGATTAAAGAGATCGAAGAGAAAATGCATACTCGCTTAAAAAATGTTACTGCTGTTGTTAAGGATGCCAAAGACATTGTGTATGCTACAAAAATCTCTAAAGACATTGGCAAGTATCAAGGAGAGATGATCAACTATGCCAGAGATAATCCCGCTTTATTGGCTGTAGCCTACAATGCAGAAAAAGCACTGGTTGATAGAACTGCTGATCTGTTCACTTATGTATACACGAATGCACTTATTGGAGGTGAAATAAACTTATTGGATAATAAGCAGAGGCAGGAAATTATTGAACATGTGGTAAATGAGCTAAGAATTATGAGAGGTTTAGCTTATGGAGTGAGTAGAAAAATGAGAATGGCTTCTAGGACTGGTGTACTTGAATATCTCAATCCTTTTCATCTAAAATATCCAGATCAGGATTTAGCTATAGTGAATGATATTCTAAATGATTTGTAA
- a CDS encoding DUF4133 domain-containing protein, with protein sequence MMLEEGRAFNLYKGLQKPLVFKSFKGKFIYWGVGSILFGLILTMLAASILNLWYGILTCTFVMGGGLVYTGIMQKKGLHAKRKDVGIFIVPNHYYRHVKKRTI encoded by the coding sequence GTGATGTTGGAAGAAGGAAGAGCATTTAATTTGTACAAGGGGCTGCAAAAGCCTCTTGTTTTCAAATCGTTTAAAGGTAAGTTTATCTATTGGGGAGTAGGTTCAATTCTTTTTGGCCTCATCCTAACCATGTTGGCAGCTTCCATCTTAAACCTTTGGTATGGTATACTCACTTGCACTTTTGTAATGGGTGGAGGTTTAGTGTACACAGGCATTATGCAAAAGAAAGGGTTGCATGCTAAGCGAAAAGATGTTGGAATTTTTATTGTACCCAACCACTACTACAGACATGTTAAAAAAAGAACAATTTAA
- a CDS encoding plasmid transfer protein has product MREIIDREILLLIEGLFNRLVTETSIFLNDAQALCAIFMLLYFGLKSYGMIAGDKRLELVSLLRPFALTLVIIFWPSFITIMNFPAEIITDKSKALVTDRIDEIDAIQLERRTKMAEIARKLIEDSAELEQFDNSDDDDWLAWTGVDFGKIFDEIKGYYIILLSKLRWVVVESLEFIVVSIFQACSYLIFFLQVIFAAILIILGPFSFAFSILPGFRDAYLTWMSRYISVSLYSGIGYIVMSLSLLLIRYGLEKELVLLDFVLKDEAAFFFYISSNDGSANFYLVSLIIGALAMLSIPVISTWIVSTSGIGNAVSTVFRGAQGMNSIK; this is encoded by the coding sequence ATGAGAGAGATTATAGACAGGGAGATTCTGCTATTGATAGAAGGGCTATTTAATAGGTTAGTTACGGAAACTTCTATTTTCTTAAATGATGCTCAAGCTTTGTGTGCCATATTCATGTTGCTCTATTTCGGATTAAAAAGCTATGGTATGATTGCCGGAGATAAAAGACTAGAACTGGTGTCTTTACTTAGACCTTTTGCACTTACTCTAGTGATTATCTTCTGGCCAAGTTTTATTACTATCATGAATTTCCCTGCTGAAATTATTACTGATAAATCTAAAGCATTGGTAACTGATAGAATTGATGAGATAGATGCCATTCAATTAGAAAGAAGAACCAAAATGGCAGAGATTGCCAGAAAGCTAATAGAAGATAGTGCAGAACTAGAACAGTTTGATAACTCAGATGATGATGATTGGCTTGCTTGGACAGGTGTAGACTTCGGGAAAATCTTTGATGAGATAAAAGGATACTACATCATTTTACTTTCTAAGTTAAGATGGGTAGTGGTAGAATCATTAGAATTTATAGTGGTCTCCATTTTTCAAGCTTGCTCTTATTTGATATTTTTTCTTCAAGTTATTTTTGCCGCTATCCTTATTATACTCGGTCCATTTTCATTTGCATTCAGCATCTTACCAGGATTTAGAGATGCCTACTTAACATGGATGAGTAGGTATATTTCAGTCTCTTTGTATAGTGGTATAGGCTATATAGTAATGTCCCTTTCTCTATTATTGATTAGGTATGGTCTAGAGAAAGAATTGGTTCTATTGGATTTTGTATTAAAAGATGAAGCCGCCTTTTTCTTTTACATCAGTAGTAATGATGGTTCAGCAAATTTCTATTTGGTTTCTCTCATAATTGGTGCCTTGGCAATGCTTAGCATACCCGTAATCAGCACTTGGATAGTAAGTACTTCTGGAATTGGCAATGCAGTAAGTACCGTATTTAGAGGTGCGCAAGGAATGAATTCAATCAAGTAA
- a CDS encoding NADAR family protein: MENLKYEDLPEVFTNKILETLIKMEEEQSPEWREIFRKMTSQQSIQYVNYKSEKQRTDAREKEANMTQAEKEKKQLSILKWGATRWNEEMSLEAEYEYLERHKQAFYKGESIGVSATVMKWIKYMNPNEVFYFFSSVSSSFSTFYRSSFIAENKEFNSVVQYIMYKKAGLFLDKSLQMQIIKTSDPQKAYKMGRRISNYNRITWHNMGLGNQLRFSNKQKFKQNKELKQLLFGTKGKTIVLSDPRDKLWGIGLSENDARGQTRETWNGKNLFGDILTRLRIELMGEY, encoded by the coding sequence ATGGAAAATTTAAAATATGAAGATTTGCCAGAAGTTTTTACAAATAAAATTTTAGAAACACTAATAAAAATGGAGGAAGAACAGTCTCCGGAATGGCGTGAGATATTTAGAAAAATGACTTCTCAACAATCTATACAATATGTCAATTATAAATCAGAAAAACAAAGAACGGATGCAAGAGAAAAGGAGGCTAATATGACTCAGGCTGAAAAAGAAAAGAAGCAGTTATCTATTCTCAAATGGGGAGCCACGAGGTGGAATGAAGAAATGAGTTTAGAAGCAGAGTATGAATATTTAGAAAGGCATAAACAAGCATTTTATAAAGGTGAATCTATTGGTGTGTCAGCAACAGTAATGAAATGGATAAAATATATGAATCCCAATGAAGTATTTTACTTTTTTTCATCTGTATCTTCATCCTTTTCTACCTTCTATAGGTCTTCTTTTATAGCTGAAAATAAAGAGTTTAACTCTGTTGTTCAATACATCATGTATAAAAAAGCTGGTTTGTTTTTAGATAAAAGCCTACAAATGCAAATTATCAAGACCAGTGATCCTCAAAAAGCTTACAAAATGGGGAGGAGAATAAGTAATTATAATAGGATTACATGGCATAATATGGGCTTAGGTAATCAATTAAGATTTTCAAACAAGCAGAAATTTAAACAAAATAAGGAATTAAAACAGCTATTATTTGGGACTAAGGGTAAAACGATTGTATTAAGTGATCCTAGAGATAAACTTTGGGGAATAGGATTATCTGAAAATGACGCTAGAGGACAAACTCGTGAAACATGGAATGGAAAAAATCTATTTGGAGATATTCTTACTCGACTTAGGATAGAATTAATGGGAGAGTATTAA
- a CDS encoding DUF4134 domain-containing protein gives MKQIKSKLTASLMLLIVAMQKVVAQGAAGIEAASSELKTYIDPVANMILIIGAVVGLIGGVRVYIKWNSGDQDVQKSIMGWFGSCLFLVVVGIVIKAFFGV, from the coding sequence ATGAAACAAATTAAATCTAAACTAACTGCTTCGCTTATGCTACTAATAGTAGCCATGCAGAAAGTAGTAGCCCAAGGAGCGGCAGGTATTGAGGCTGCATCATCAGAACTGAAAACTTATATAGACCCAGTTGCAAATATGATATTGATTATAGGTGCAGTGGTTGGTTTAATTGGTGGTGTAAGGGTTTATATCAAGTGGAACTCTGGTGATCAGGATGTGCAGAAATCAATTATGGGCTGGTTTGGATCATGTCTCTTTCTGGTAGTAGTTGGTATTGTAATAAAAGCATTTTTTGGTGTGTGA
- a CDS encoding ATP-binding protein — protein sequence MQVFNTEMHIVTFIITSIEVVILFYISIHYLQRPSDNKRKWYLILLILLICYNLAGSLFPDERFFLPVIFQYVISYLTGVVMSIFFAYYVYKYFQLESMKFIATKGAFYFIGLPYILLFAIPYSITGNFELFNKLVVIVPFFYGVAFIIFAGKAFKGRYAEVENIEDRNYFKESLITVYISMVFWMSMPVVTYIKGSQVLEHSLTNIGFLIMSFSYVRTSIYTSKKEYREHKEFLEKSNEELKLMVKEKTEELRKTLDQKTNTLINLAHELKSPLTLALIYMEQYEAKYGTSKEFDVMKKNIKKIARDVINFFDLEKFNKGIDVYNHQQVSSATEILNSTIELFLPMAAKKGIKILDCIEDELFISIDPSAFQRVINNLIENAIRYSYEDSEIEVLLKAENHEVIFSVKDHGIGIRRYDLKNIFKPYFQLNTRKRNNEGMGMGLSIVKQIVKSVDGEIKVESEQGEGATFSICFYRHSFQGGEYHAASPTKNIISVDVDKPEVKDIVYDDDRPSILIVEDNLELLNFMSNKLSEFYNVYVATNGAMALEKLDTNISVDLIISDIMMDVIDGYELYKYVAGAKRYRHIPFIFLTAKSDENTKLNGLKMGAIDYIEKPFKIDEVNQKIKSILNTFDKQRNALINQVYKSINSNNKADNEKLDWREIKENNFNDNCEKFGFTAREKEIAKDIISGKTYKTIADKLCIADATVKKHVANLYNKAEVKSKYQLIKKMESSF from the coding sequence ATGCAGGTTTTTAACACCGAAATGCATATAGTGACATTTATCATCACCTCCATTGAGGTGGTGATATTGTTCTATATCTCAATCCATTATTTACAGCGACCATCTGACAATAAGCGGAAATGGTATTTAATACTACTCATACTTTTAATATGCTATAATCTCGCTGGTAGCTTGTTTCCAGATGAGCGATTCTTTCTGCCAGTTATCTTTCAATATGTAATTTCTTATTTAACAGGTGTGGTAATGAGCATCTTCTTTGCCTATTATGTATATAAATACTTTCAATTAGAAAGCATGAAGTTCATAGCCACTAAAGGAGCTTTTTACTTTATAGGTTTACCGTATATATTGCTCTTTGCAATTCCTTATTCTATTACTGGCAACTTCGAGTTGTTTAATAAACTGGTAGTAATTGTTCCGTTTTTCTATGGAGTGGCATTTATCATTTTTGCAGGCAAGGCTTTTAAGGGAAGGTATGCTGAAGTGGAAAATATTGAAGATAGAAATTACTTTAAAGAAAGTTTAATTACAGTTTACATCAGTATGGTATTCTGGATGTCTATGCCTGTAGTTACTTATATTAAAGGTTCTCAAGTGCTTGAACATTCTCTTACAAATATCGGCTTTTTAATTATGTCTTTCTCTTATGTGAGAACAAGCATTTACACCTCAAAAAAGGAATATAGAGAACACAAGGAGTTTCTAGAAAAAAGCAATGAAGAATTGAAATTAATGGTAAAAGAAAAGACAGAGGAGCTAAGAAAGACACTCGATCAGAAAACGAATACTTTAATAAACTTGGCTCATGAGTTAAAGTCTCCGCTTACTTTAGCATTAATTTATATGGAACAATATGAGGCTAAATATGGAACCAGTAAAGAGTTTGATGTAATGAAGAAAAACATCAAAAAGATTGCTAGAGATGTTATTAATTTCTTTGACTTGGAGAAATTCAATAAAGGAATAGATGTCTACAACCATCAACAAGTTTCTAGTGCCACAGAAATTCTAAATAGTACGATTGAGTTATTTCTACCAATGGCTGCTAAGAAAGGGATTAAAATATTAGATTGTATAGAAGATGAACTATTCATTTCCATTGATCCGAGTGCATTCCAAAGAGTGATTAACAATTTGATAGAAAATGCAATTAGGTACTCTTATGAAGATAGTGAAATTGAAGTGTTACTAAAAGCAGAAAACCACGAAGTGATTTTTTCTGTAAAAGATCATGGGATAGGTATAAGAAGATACGATCTCAAAAATATTTTTAAACCTTATTTTCAGCTAAATACCAGAAAAAGAAATAATGAAGGTATGGGCATGGGGCTATCAATTGTAAAACAGATAGTTAAAAGTGTAGATGGTGAAATAAAAGTTGAAAGTGAACAAGGTGAAGGGGCTACTTTTTCAATCTGTTTTTATCGGCATAGTTTTCAGGGTGGGGAGTATCATGCTGCTAGTCCAACAAAAAACATCATCTCAGTAGATGTTGACAAGCCTGAAGTAAAAGATATAGTCTATGATGATGACCGACCAAGTATTTTGATAGTAGAGGATAATCTGGAATTGCTAAATTTTATGAGTAATAAGCTTTCTGAGTTTTATAATGTGTATGTGGCTACTAATGGTGCTATGGCACTTGAAAAACTGGATACTAACATTTCAGTTGATTTAATCATCTCTGATATTATGATGGATGTTATTGATGGCTACGAGTTATATAAATATGTAGCAGGTGCAAAACGATATAGACATATCCCCTTTATTTTTCTTACTGCTAAATCAGATGAAAATACGAAGTTGAATGGGCTTAAAATGGGAGCGATAGACTATATCGAGAAACCCTTTAAAATAGATGAGGTGAATCAAAAAATAAAGTCTATTCTCAATACTTTCGATAAACAAAGAAATGCGCTAATCAACCAAGTTTACAAGAGTATAAACTCTAACAATAAGGCAGATAATGAAAAGCTTGATTGGAGAGAGATAAAAGAAAATAACTTTAATGATAATTGCGAAAAGTTCGGATTTACAGCCCGAGAGAAAGAAATAGCCAAGGATATTATCTCTGGTAAAACTTATAAAACCATTGCAGATAAACTCTGTATTGCCGACGCAACTGTAAAGAAACATGTTGCCAATTTGTACAACAAAGCAGAAGTGAAAAGCAAGTATCAGTTAATCAAGAAAATGGAAAGCAGTTTTTGA
- a CDS encoding TraG family conjugative transposon ATPase: protein MLKKEQFKSPYIGIDTVKYSTVYTKNGDYSVIINCINPILQYAADMEAYYNFHSIYSNIIKILGAGFTIQKQDIITKQQFVGKPSDDFLSNKYNENFTGREFNHITTNLIITKNVKRTSFYKFNYHEFETFNLNVEKVFDILNANHLQPKILDEKELKNYIKRMISFNFVDAKFSFNNIRGTEKEIYFGDSVVKSVSLVDVDEVNLPTSAKPYKNVNDLGFSFPVDLMGFLHDIPEFETIVYNQVVSIPDQQGELSKLNRKKQRHESMPDPANDVSVADISGLMADVAKNGQLLVYSHFNIAVKCHPENTNTITNFIESALFNAGVTPSKNAYNQLELFRTCLPGNTSELKVYDKYLTTSDAAICFFFKERLLTDEKSKFQIFFSDRQGIPVAVDTSDLPIQTNRINNRNKFVLGPSGSGKSFFMNHLVRQYFLHNMDVVLVDTGHSYSGLCAYYGGKYITYEENNPITMNPFRISIKEYNEEKREFVKSLIGLIWKGAAANLNQIEDTILYTVVESYFTEFFSQTNPDSSQLCFNNFYDYSVIKIKEIIDKEGVKFDLKEYSFVLKRFYKGGQFDTILNDDVDASLFDESLIVFEIDAIKEHKVLFPITTIIIMDVFLQKMRHKKNRKALIIEEAWKAIASPMMAGYILYLYKTVRKFWGETTVVTQELDDIISNSIVKDSIINNSDTICLLDQTKFKDNYSQVSKLLSLNEIERKKIFTINNLNNKQGRGRFKEVYIKRGATGEVYGVEVSMYEYLTFTTERKEKEAVQSYVKEKGGFMQGLESFVNDLKQSKLSLSDFVDEVNSRFLIA, encoded by the coding sequence ATGTTAAAAAAAGAACAATTTAAGTCTCCTTACATCGGCATCGATACTGTAAAATATAGCACAGTATATACGAAAAACGGCGATTATTCAGTAATTATCAATTGTATAAATCCGATACTCCAATATGCGGCTGATATGGAAGCTTATTATAATTTCCATTCAATCTATAGCAATATTATTAAAATATTGGGAGCAGGATTTACCATTCAAAAGCAAGATATTATTACCAAGCAGCAGTTTGTAGGTAAGCCATCAGATGATTTTTTGTCTAACAAATACAATGAGAATTTTACTGGTAGAGAGTTCAATCACATTACCACAAACTTGATCATCACCAAGAATGTAAAACGCACATCTTTTTACAAGTTCAATTACCATGAGTTTGAGACATTCAACCTCAATGTAGAAAAGGTGTTTGATATTCTCAATGCGAATCACCTACAACCAAAAATACTGGATGAAAAAGAATTAAAGAACTACATCAAACGAATGATCTCCTTCAACTTTGTAGATGCAAAATTCTCTTTCAATAACATAAGAGGAACAGAGAAAGAAATTTACTTTGGAGATAGTGTGGTTAAGAGCGTAAGCTTAGTGGATGTAGATGAAGTGAATTTGCCGACTTCAGCCAAACCTTATAAAAATGTAAATGATCTAGGTTTTTCTTTTCCAGTGGATTTAATGGGCTTTTTGCACGATATTCCAGAATTTGAAACGATTGTTTACAATCAGGTAGTTTCAATTCCAGACCAACAGGGTGAGTTGAGTAAACTGAATAGAAAGAAACAAAGGCATGAGTCTATGCCAGATCCGGCTAATGATGTTTCAGTAGCAGACATTTCTGGTCTAATGGCAGATGTTGCCAAAAACGGGCAATTATTGGTCTATTCTCATTTCAATATTGCTGTGAAATGCCATCCCGAAAATACTAATACCATCACCAATTTTATTGAAAGCGCTTTGTTTAATGCAGGTGTTACACCTTCTAAAAATGCTTACAATCAGCTAGAATTATTTAGAACTTGTTTGCCTGGTAACACCAGTGAGCTAAAAGTGTATGATAAGTATCTTACGACCAGTGATGCAGCAATATGTTTTTTTTTTAAAGAGAGGCTGTTAACCGATGAGAAATCTAAATTTCAGATATTCTTCTCAGATCGACAAGGCATTCCAGTGGCAGTTGATACTTCAGATTTACCCATTCAAACCAATCGAATCAACAATCGGAATAAGTTTGTATTAGGCCCATCTGGTAGTGGAAAAAGTTTTTTTATGAATCATCTGGTTAGGCAATACTTTCTACATAATATGGATGTGGTTTTGGTAGATACAGGACACAGTTATTCGGGTTTATGTGCTTATTATGGTGGTAAGTATATCACCTACGAAGAAAACAACCCCATCACCATGAATCCTTTTCGTATTTCAATTAAAGAATACAATGAGGAGAAACGGGAGTTTGTAAAAAGCTTAATCGGATTGATTTGGAAAGGAGCAGCAGCCAATTTGAATCAAATAGAAGATACTATTCTATATACAGTTGTTGAGAGTTATTTTACTGAGTTTTTTAGTCAAACTAACCCAGATTCAAGTCAGTTGTGTTTTAATAATTTCTATGATTATTCTGTTATCAAGATCAAAGAAATTATAGATAAAGAAGGAGTCAAATTTGATCTAAAAGAATACAGTTTTGTGCTTAAACGATTTTATAAAGGAGGTCAGTTTGATACTATTTTAAATGATGATGTAGACGCGAGTTTGTTTGATGAGAGTTTAATTGTATTCGAAATAGATGCCATTAAAGAGCACAAGGTTTTATTCCCTATTACCACAATTATTATAATGGACGTGTTTCTGCAAAAGATGAGGCACAAGAAAAACAGGAAGGCTTTAATTATAGAAGAAGCTTGGAAGGCAATTGCTTCTCCCATGATGGCAGGATACATTCTTTATCTATACAAAACAGTGAGAAAGTTTTGGGGAGAAACCACCGTAGTTACACAAGAGTTAGATGATATTATTTCTAATTCGATAGTGAAAGACAGCATTATTAATAACTCAGATACCATTTGTTTACTTGATCAAACCAAGTTTAAAGACAATTACTCTCAAGTGTCCAAGCTACTTTCTTTAAATGAGATTGAGCGAAAGAAAATATTCACAATCAACAACCTGAATAATAAGCAGGGTAGAGGAAGATTTAAAGAAGTGTATATAAAACGTGGTGCAACTGGTGAGGTGTATGGTGTAGAAGTTTCGATGTATGAGTATCTCACTTTTACAACTGAGCGAAAAGAGAAAGAAGCAGTACAAAGCTATGTAAAAGAAAAAGGTGGCTTTATGCAAGGCTTAGAGAGTTTCGTGAATGACTTAAAGCAATCAAAATTGAGCTTATCAGACTTTGTGGACGAAGTCAATTCCAGATTTTTAATCGCATAA